TCAAGTTCTTTGGAACCTCTGGGTAGAGCagaaaataatatgttttaattCTCTCCCAGTGGGGGAGTGCCCCCTGTTGTCACTTATGTAGGTTCTggttccttaatttttttttttttttttaaactctgttaAAACAACTTAAGGCTGCGAACTAGAAAGCTTTCTGGGGAAGAAGGTATATATTACTCGGGAAAATTCCACTTACATGCAGCCAAGGATTTGAGACCACGGGATAGGATGTGAGTTGCTGACAAACATATAACatacttcttttctcccttttctgtgaTACCCACTGTGTATCTCCCAAAGGAGGCAAATCATAAACCAACAAGAagtgtcatatatatacacacatcctaCTCCAGCCTTCTGTTCTTGATCTGTTCCCTTCCCCTGCAGCTCAGATGGACTTCTTTTTAACAATATGCTAAACCATAAAATCAAATGCACTTTGTAGAGAAGTTAGCCTAGGCCAATAAATGCCAGAGGTTTATAAAGACACAGGAGGAATCTAGGGTACTTCTCTGGCTCAGTGCTTTAAGGTGAACATAAATTtatctaaattaaaaagaaaaaaaaaacactaaacaaTCTAGGTCTCTACATCTACCTTTAATTTTTGCCTTCTAGAGAGGCAATACATACTGCTTAAGAACCAAGGCTCTGAAATCAAGCTACAATTGGCCTGCACTCCATCTGTAGATGTTCATACCTCATTAGGGGGTTGGGAGGATTAACTCCTCTTACGCAGTTCAGTGTTATCTATTTTCAAGACTTACGAACTCAGCTGTTGGTTTTCCAATCACTACTTAATTGACGTTGAATCTGAGAATTTTATCCTGTGCACAAGCAACAGAGATTTCCTAAAAATCAGTTCCTCCAGGACAGGCCTTATGTCTtacctttactcaaaaatataaatacagggGAGATTAAAAGGATAGACGTCAAGGATGTAAAAATTCTGAAGGTAGACTGCCTGGATTTAAATCTGGGATTCACTATTTTCTAGCTTTTTTGTGTAGGACCAATATACTCAAGCTCCTTATGCCTCAAAATTTCCTGTGAAATGTGGGGTTAAAGCAATATGTACCTCTAATGGTTGtgatgaaacaatataaataaaacaatgtctAGTTGGCACATAACTAAGCTATTTTATAGCAGGTGTTAAATGTTCACAAAATTACTTGGTACTTTAAAAAGCCTAGGCTGGGATCAGTTGATTTAAACAATACTAGTAAGGCTAGTGTCACAATTTCACTAACTAAAAACTGTCCCATGGCCAATCACATCAGAAATGCCTGGAACTGAGTACAGGAAAGCCTGAGTAATCAGGGATGGCTCACACAGTACTAAAAACCTCAGTCGCCTGATACGGCCATTCAAATGCCTCAAGTTGCTACTGCTTATGGAATAGTACAGTTACTTATTATTCTCAAGTGGGAACTAGTACTTTTTCTTAGAAGTACTAATTGGTGGGGgggggagtatagctcaagtggtaaagtgcatgcttaggatgcacaaggtcctgggttcaatccccagtaactcttCTAAAagcaagtaagtaaataaacctaattccccacccccccccaaaaaaaaagcaaaaaaaaaaaaaaaggtggtagTAGTACTAATAAGCCCTCTGAACTCATCGGCAACCACATCTTACTTCAGTGCCCTGAAACTCAGTAACCATCTCAGTAAGCTTATTAGCAAAACACTGAAacatgaagggagaaaaaagggaggCTGCCCACTTTTCCTACATGTCTACAGAGAAAGCTTTTTGGATGCCAATCCCATGTGCCAATCCAAGCATAAGAACACAATTTATTCTTGgcaatgaattaattttaaaaaaggaacaactcatttttaaatcattttactgTTTATACCATAGTCACATCTGAATTGGCAAAACTGTTCCCATGACAGACAGGACAGAGACCTGccattgaaggaaaaaataagtgaaGGTTTTCATAAAGCTTGAGAAGTACCACAATAAGTAACACAAGGCTGGCTGCAGCAATCTCAGGTAACAGCGCCAAGGTGTGCAAGGAGGTGGGAACAAAGGCTGCTCCAGCAGTAGCTGGCCTACACGTGCTGGCCTGAGACCACTGCTGTTTCCTAAGGGGGAGTTCTTAATATGCTTGGTAAGCAGATACCTGTAGCACACATACAAATGGAGTAGAGTGACACTTCTGCAGAATAAATTCTACAAGTTCCTGGGCAGGTTCTACAAATCTCATCAGTGATAAATGGTTGCTGAATTATGATTTTGCAAAGGTAATCCCACAAAGGGACATCTAGAGAAATTTTACGACGAGTGAAATTCTTAAGCCAAAAAACAAATAGCCACACATACCAAACCTACACAGTGTGAATTAAAGTGGTGCCATGTTAGGGCTTCTGAAAGAACCAGAGCAGGAAAGATTATTCAAACAGGAGATCCTCATCCTTCTCTTCAGCCAGGAGATTAGCAGGCTCCATCACCTCTCCAGCTGCCCTCCGTTGCTCCAAGTCCTTCTCGGACTTTTCCTTGagaatctttttcttctcctgtattttctttaacCTGTAAAATAAAGGAGGGAATCTTCTGAACATTGTTTCAGTACTAAGTAGAATTCATTTCTTCTAGTTTTGTAACAAGGATAGTAAACGCCTATAAAGTAGAACAAAATTCTACTTCTACaaatttcagtttcagtaatttaCTTataacccattaaaaaaaaagatttgaggtagaatacacacatattttaagCTAATAACTTGATTTTGGAAGTTCCTATTCTCAGAATGAATTAACTTTTAAATCCAACCCTTGATAATGGAACAGATTCTGAGCATTcagacatttattaaaattttggatCAATCAATTTGGATCACAACTCTGAACCTCACTGAAGGGCAGAAACTAAATTTTGATAATTAGATATCATACTCAGACACGACTCAAGGTCCAAGACAACCATGTCTTCCCTGAATATGCCTACCTTCACCCGTCTCCCACTTCTCTGAATCTGGCACACTGACTCCTGCACACCACCTGTTCAGTATTTATTCCCTGCTAGTTCTAAATGTTCAAGGCTAATTCATGTACATGCATCATTCCTCTCAACTCTGATTACATAATGCCCCCAAGTACTTTATACTTTCTCCTGGAACATATTCAAAATAATATACGTATTTGTTAATTGACTAattaatttcagtttattttttatgtgggAGATGCTCATTCTAAATCactgtttcattttaaagaaCTATCAAGGCTACTGAGAGTTTCCCTGAAGGGCCTAAGTTGTCAGATGCGCCATATTTCATATACGTGTGAAGTCTGGCACAGATTTGTCTCCACAGCCTTGGGCAGTCTTATTTCTTGCTTCTTACTTCATCAGAATAAAATACAAGTTGTACTAATTCTAAAGAACATAACCCAACAAGTCTCAGCAAATCGAGTCTTTGGaacatggaaaaattaaaaatgatcaatAACTGCCAATTCCAACAAACCTATAGAACTCTTCTCGCTCTCTCTCATCCAGCTCTGTGATGATATAAGCAAGGGTACGTTCAATCCGGGGAATGATGACTAGGgtttaaacatacatatatacgtgagAACTTCAAGCCTTTTTTCAAATTGCCAGTGATTATACAATAGTGacttattttttctaattgtaaaataaatgtacatttaatgcaaaaaaaatcattaagaaaaataaaatgaagtataatcCAACTACCCTATGGTAACTACGATAAGCATTTTGGTATATGCCCTTCTTCTGTCTTTCCCATGGACAGGTAATGCTGGGCCATTCTATAAACACTGAATATACTgcatttatatgaatatataacatTGAACCACAGATGGTATTTTAAATAGCAATCCACTGTTAAAAAGTGGAGCATTGAGCAGAGAATATAGTAAGTTGAATTCTGTGTCAGTCATAAGGTTCTACTTTATACAGAACTTGTCTAATCTGCTTCTAAAATGCAAACTCCTTGAGAATTGGAACTGTTACAAGGCCTGTTACTACCAAGCAGGCAGGAATTgtgctttgagtttttaaaaaatgatataactTCCTCTTTAACAGACTAATAGAGCCCCAGCAAAATAAGTTTTTTGCTGTTCAAATTTTGCTCCTTACCTTAaaattgaataaatgtttctttaatgaaaaatgaGTTTCTTGGGCAAAAAAGTACTGTGGTAACACTCAGCagtcatagttttaaaataatgaaatgagcAATGGAAAATAAATGCAGCGATTGGGACTTATTTTTAGAAACCAAGGAGAACAGCAGGAGAACAGGACCTACGGCCTAACGGAGAgagatttaaagtaaaatactTCATGTGTTCAAAAGTTTTATCAATCATTggaaagaactaaagaaaacacTAGGGCTCTTAAGAAATACTTTCACCCTCTACTCACAAGTaaccagaaaataataaaacgttccataatttttaaattactgctcTGCTCTGTAACTCCCCTCCAAATCATACACATAATTCTATCAAAGGGTTTATTAACACTTGACTGTTGTACTGACTCACTGCCCTTCCCACTGAGGAGAGGGGCAACATCTCATTCTCCAGGCAACCAATGCCTGGTTCCTGGCAGGTGCGTGACAAATGTGGAGGTGTGGACAAAAGGATGAACAACGAGCTCACAGCAGCTTACACTCACCATGTTCAATGGCATTTACACGCCTGTTGGTTATCTTAATAGCTTCATCCAAAGTAACAAAGGAAGTCTAAAATAAGAGCACAAATTAATAATGTAAGCACAAAGTCTTCCTAATCATGCCCTGTCACTTGGCTTCACCCAGATTACATGTGAAGAAAGCATCTGGAAACCAAGACTATGTCTTTTCAACAtacttaaaatacagaaaattccTGTAAGATTTCCACAGAGCTAACATTATTTCCATTCTATTAGAACCTGTTTACTTTAGACttacctaaaactataaaactggcAAGAGGAGAGAATCACACACTAATGACCTAGATACATACTAACTGgccacaaagggaaaaaaaatggctttCATGCAAAAAccatattatattttcatttaaatctaGTATTGACTGTCCCTGTTCTCACCTAGCCAAGACTGCAACTATACCACTGCACCAACATTTTGTCAGTAAGTACGGACAGTGGTGCAGAAGCCACTGTTTCAGAAATCAAAACTCATTTAGCTTGTTTCACACAGGTTCATGAAAACAGTTTGAAGTGCTGAGTGCAGAATGCTCTGATTCAAGCCCTGAATCTCCCCCACTCGGCTATCAGGCATCAGAGTGCAGGACTTCTCTGGCTCTTCCGCTTGCCTGCAGAGAAGCTAGTTCCACCAGTAGTTCCACGGCTTTGGCATAATTCCTCTTCAGTTTGGCCAACTGTTCCCCACCTCTGGCTAAACCAGTCAATTCATAACCTGAAAGAACCAGTCAGACAACATTCGTATTTAGAGTGAAAATAATCTTCCCCAAAAAGAAGATAAGTCAGAACAATATCGAACATTGAAAAACAAATTCACTAACCCTGCTAACTGCAAACAGGAAGTGCCCATTTGGCTCCCCAAACACTGTGGGACATGCTGCTGAATAGTTCTGCCCAAGGATACTATTCTAAATATAGCTACAGGAAAAGCTTTTGACCAATCCTCATTTTGCCAGCTTGCTGATTAACCCACACACGCCTTCCCTTTGTAGATCATGCGGCCTGATGCCCCAATACAGTGATACCCTC
This DNA window, taken from Camelus dromedarius isolate mCamDro1 chromosome 5, mCamDro1.pat, whole genome shotgun sequence, encodes the following:
- the ATP6V1D gene encoding V-type proton ATPase subunit D, translating into MSGKDRIEIFPSRMAQTIMKARLKGAQTGRNLLKKKSDALTLRFRQILKKIIETKMLMGEVMREAAFSLAEAKFTAGDFSTTVIQNVNKAQVKIRAKKDNVAGVTLPVFEHYHEGTDSYELTGLARGGEQLAKLKRNYAKAVELLVELASLQTSFVTLDEAIKITNRRVNAIEHVIIPRIERTLAYIITELDEREREEFYRLKKIQEKKKILKEKSEKDLEQRRAAGEVMEPANLLAEEKDEDLLFE